The Brachionichthys hirsutus isolate HB-005 chromosome 11, CSIRO-AGI_Bhir_v1, whole genome shotgun sequence genome includes a window with the following:
- the mpzl3 gene encoding myelin protein zero-like protein 3 has translation MRARSRENMKPKVSVLGLVRVLVLVLVLVHCFAPPPASCITVNTPAELHASRGGDVVLSCSFTSTQTPTSKMMVDWSYRPQSGGPPQTFFHFSSQAFLPPDGQFVRRIRWQGVPARGDATIALVNATLKDNGTYTCSVRNPPDVHGSPTSQTVLTVTPKPPSTRFSDVAVLLAFILLPSGGITLFLIGRMLRPRKKLGQSKAYRSPIEVTEGEEYYAPPLGGKGRGSTCCDLYLTDSEDDEDYYNLKKQRPRDEDYAESQC, from the exons ATGAGAGCGCGTTCCCGGGAGAACATGAAGCCGAAGGTCTCCGTGCTGGGCCTGGTtcgggtcctggttctggtcctggttctggtccactGCTTCG ccccgccccccgcctcCTGCATCACAGTCAACACACCTGCAGAGCTCCACGCCTCCAGAGGGGGCGACGTGGTTCTGTCCTGCAGCTTCACGTCCACCCAGACGCCGACCAGCAAGATGATGGTGGACTGGTCCTACCGGCCCCAGAGCGGGGGGCCCCCACAGACG tTCTTCCACTTCTCCTCTCAGGCCTTCCTTCCTCCCGACGGTCAGTTTGTCCGGCGGATCCGGTGGCAGGGCGTCCCGGCCCGCGGGGACGCCACCATCGCTCTGGTCAACGCCACCTTGAAGGACAACGGGACGTACACGTGCTCCGTCAGGAACCCCCCCGACGTCCACGGGTCCCCCACCTCACAGACGGTCCTCACCGTCACGCCCAAGC CGCCCAGCACCCGCTTCTCCGACGTCGCCGTCCTCCTcgccttcatcctcctcccctctggTGGAATCACGCTCTTTCTGATTGGACGGATGCTTCGTCCCAGGAAGAAGCTCGGCCAATCGAAGGCCTACAGGTCACCCATCGAGGTCACCGAGGG AGAGGAGTATTACGCCCCCCCACTTGGGGGAAAAGGGAGGGGCTCCACCTGCTGTGACCTCTACCTGACG GACTCTGAGGATGACGAGGACTACTACAATCTGAAGAAGCAGCGTCCCCGGGATGAAGACTACGCTGAGTCGCAGTGCTAG
- the LOC137901249 gene encoding myelin protein zero-like protein 2, which produces MCVPGLGLLAVLSGLAASGVLQVGGMRIYTSGDVEAVNGTDVRLKCTFHSSSPVNPGAVVVSWSFRPLKPGREESVFHYQQRPYPPVEGIFRRRVHWAGDVMGNDASIIVQQVKFTYNGTYICQVKNPPDVHGAVGEIRLRVVTTASFSELLLLALAVGGGITAVVVLLIVIMSCRRCRKRRRTQRDGSEDAPRKARKDPTACHPLRAVHLYLSQTSIEIDSSDGMISDPSTKDSSSEEEEDPSSDDDDDDFNDSD; this is translated from the exons ATGTGCGTCCCGGGGCTCGGTCTGCTCGCCGTCCTGTCCGGCCTGGCAGCTTCag GCGTGCTGCAGGTGGGCGGGATGCGTATCTACACGTCGGGGGACGTGGAAGCCGTCAACGGGACGGACGTCCGTCTGAAGTGCACGTTTCACAGCTCGTCTCCCGTCAATCCCGGCGCCGTCGTCGTCTCCTGGAGCTTCAGGCCGCTGAAGCCGGGCCGCGAGGAGTCG gtGTTCCACTACCAGCAGCGCCCTTACCCTCCTGTAGAGGGCATCTTCAGGAGGCGTGTCCACTGGGCCGGTGACGTCATGGGCAACGACGCCTCCATCATCGTCCAGCAGGTGAAGTTCACCTACAATGGCACCTACATCTGTCAGGTGAAGAACCCGCCGGACGTCCACGGCGCCGTGGGAGAGATCCGCCTCCGCGTGGTGACCACAG cgtctttctccgagctcctcctcctggcgcTGGCCGTCGGCGGCGGCATCACCGCCGTGGtcgtcctcctcatcgtcaTTATGTCCTGCAGGCGGTGCAGAAAGCGGAGACGGACGCAGCGGGACGGGAGCGAAGACGCTCCCCGGAAGGCGAGGAAAGACCCGACGGCGTG CCACCCGCTGAGGGCCGTCCACCTCTACCTATCACAGACGTCCATAGAGATTGACAGTTCAGACGGGATGATCTCGGATCCCAGCACCAAAGACTCCAGctcggaggaggaagaggatccGAGCtcagacgacgacgacgacgacttTAACGATTccgactga
- the gap43 gene encoding LOW QUALITY PROTEIN: neuromodulin (The sequence of the model RefSeq protein was modified relative to this genomic sequence to represent the inferred CDS: inserted 2 bases in 2 codons): MLCCIRRTKAVEKNEEAEQKIEQDGAANKPEDKAHKAATKIQASFRGHITRKKMKDGEEEKDGDSPAAEEATEGREEVKKVAGEEVPERDEGGDPTKEEEEETSQAKSPVAKKPANSPSXAAPSEPQEEEXKVEEKAEEKSKEPAAPVKSPTTASAEEEEKEKEESKENTEEARQADVPAAVSPTAEEEEPNQTKDKRGAAEACQAEDAAPAEAEPKDD; the protein is encoded by the exons ATGCTGTGCTGCATCAGGAGAACCAAAGCG GTGGAGAAGaatgaggaggcggagcagaaGATCGAGCAGGACGGCGCCGCCAACAAACCCGAGGACAAGGCCCACAAGGCCGCCACCAAAATACAGGCCAGCTTCCGTGGACACATAACCCGGAAAAAGATGAAGGACGGCGAGGAAGAGAAGGACGGAGACAgtccagctgcagaggaggCGACCGAAGGACGAGAGGAGGTCAAGAAAGTAGCAGGAGAGGAGGTACCCGAGAGGGACGAGGGAGGAGACCCgaccaaggaggaggaggaggagacgagccAAGCCAAAAGCCCGGTGGCGAAGAAGCCGGCCAACTCTCCGT CCGCGGCGCCTTCCGAgccccaggaggagg caaaggtGGAGGAGAAAGCCGAGGAGAAGTCCAAAGAGCCGGCGGCACCAGTCAAGAGTCCCACCACAGCCtcggccgaggaggaggagaaggagaaggaggagagcaaGGAGAACACGGAGGAGGCCAGACAAGCCGACGTGCCTGCTGCTGTCAGCCCgacagctgaggaggaggagcctaaCCAAACTAAAGACAAACGAG gtgctGCAGAGGCGTGTCAGGCGGAGGACGCCGCCCcggcggaggcggagcctaAGGACGACTGA
- the LOC137901595 gene encoding T-cell surface glycoprotein CD3 epsilon chain-like, producing MSRSGVRAALALLLLAVPVEAGSGGVRFWRENVTMSCPGDGTWFSKEHKPLGLGTELEVQHQNRRGGFYYCRHSGGEYYFYIQGKACDGCFELDATSLGLVLIVDICVTAAVMMMVYRCTKTKTSASKGPSRDGGRGPVVPSPDYEYPNRKTRSQDIYSKMSGM from the exons ATGTCCCGCTCTGGCGTCCGGGCGGCGCTCGCCCTTCTCCTGCTGGCGGTTCCGGTCGAGGCGGGTTCCG GGGGGGTCCGGTTCTGGAGGGAGAACGTCACCATGTCCTGTCCCGGAGACGGGACCTGGTTCAGCAAAGAGCACAAACCTCTGGGCCTGGGGACGGAGCTGGAGGTCCAGCACCAGAACCGCAGGGGGGGCTTTTACTACTGCCGGCACAGCGGGGGGGAGTATTACTTCTACATCCAAGGGAAGG CGTGTGACGGCTGCTTCGAGCTGGACGCAACTTCTCTTGGACTCGTCCTCATCGTGGACATCTGCGTCACAGcggcggtgatgatgatggtctaCAGGTGCACCAAGACGAAGACCTCCGCGTCCAAAG GACCGTCCCGTGATGGAGGCCGAGGTCCGGTTGTCCCGTCACCTGACTACGAG TATCCGAACCGGAAGACGCGGTCCCAGGACATTTACTCCAAGATGAGCGGGATGTGA
- the LOC137901346 gene encoding T-cell surface glycoprotein CD3 gamma chain-like — protein MLTAPGSCSDALTAKRVSDGVDLSCGDKYVLQSSGGDTIAHLQYRDDNTGEYTCVPKAGGGEAGTEAGPKIYVKFRTCENCVQLDVPTITGLIVGNLLTTIVVGVAVYLIASQSGPIASRQKSSDKQLLLVPNAVGGGASTDPYQPLQLKRDTYDFLSNRK, from the exons atgctAACAG CCCCCGGCAGCTGTTCAGACG CGCTAACGGCTAAACGCGTGTCCGACGGGGTCGATCTGAGCTGCGGGGACAAATATGTCCTCCAGTCGTCGGGCGGGGACACGATCGCTCACCTGCAGTACCGCGACGACAACACGGGCGAGTACACCTGCGTGCCGAAGGCCGGCGGCGGGGAGGCGGGGACGGAGGCGGGGCCCAAGATCTACGTCAAGTTCCGCA CCTGTGAGAACTGCGTGCAGCTCGACGTGCCGACGATCACCGGATTGATCGTAGGGAACCTGCTGACGACGATCGTGGTGGGCGTGGCTGTTTACCTGATCGCCTCTCAGAGTGGACCAATCGCGTCCCGCCAGAAAA GCTCCGataagcagctgctgctggttccGAATGCggtgggaggcggagcctctaCTGATCCCTATCAG CCGCTGCAGCTCAAGCGGGACACGTACGACTTCCTGTCCAACAGGAAGTAG